AACCGTTTTCAAAAATTCATGTTTTGGCTGCTAGCAACCAACGATAAACTTTAAAATCTAACGATATTCCTGAACACGAGTCGCGCGCAAACCCGCAAGACCATGTGCATCAATCGATTGTTGCCAGGAAAGAAACTCTTCCACTGTAAGGGTGTAGCGCTGGCAAGCCTCTTCGAGACTTAACAGGCCACCGCGCACAGCGGCTACCACCTCAGCTTTACGGCGGATCACCCAGCGACGGGTGCTTGTTGGGGGAAGATCAGCAACCGTCAACGGGCTACCATCTGGTCCAATTACA
This sequence is a window from Hyphomicrobiales bacterium. Protein-coding genes within it:
- a CDS encoding DUF1153 domain-containing protein, with amino-acid sequence MTEYVRPRVKYVIGPDGSPLTVADLPPTSTRRWVIRRKAEVVAAVRGGLLSLEEACQRYTLTVEEFLSWQQSIDAHGLAGLRATRVQEYR